GAATAGCAAAGTGCCATCCGGGTGTTACAGCTAAATATTTTATGTTCAGTGAGACCACCTTCCAATTCCTTGAACAGGTACATTAAAGATGGAAGAACTGCAGAGGCCTGAGTTGAATAAGCAGGTGTACCTATCCTGATGTCCGGGTAAGGCAGCTCCTGTGGGAGGCTGTAGAATGCTTCCAAGTCAAAGGGCTCCTTCTTGTGGAAGGTAATGACTTTGGAGAAGGGTGCTGCATGGTTCTTACTGTACACCTCACATTCTCTGTAGAACAGACAGTGGGTTTGAATGAggacaagacaaacacagagGGAAACACTGAGTTGTAATGTCTGCTCATCTTACTATAAACAACACTGCACCTACAGACGCATGTTTCTTTCTATAGAGCCAGCTGAATAGGTGCCCTTACCCAACTCCATCTTCTGTAGGGGACTTCCAACGCAGGGTGATGGGAAAGGGAACCACATCAGTGATAGAGAATTCACGCACCTTAAACGCTGGGGACATAAttgcacactacacacacacatacataaacaaacacacaaccaaacaaggacacaaacacaaacacacaatcacaTTGTTACACACTGAATATTACAGCAAATCATATACAATTGATGGCTGAAGTTTCCATCTTTGTAAGAGGATAGGGGAGTACCTGAAGAGCACAGCCACGTGCCACAGCCTCGTCTGCATTGAGTGTGGTGCTGACATCTTTGCCAAAGAACTTGGAGATCTTCTCTTTAATGGAAGGGATCCTGGTGGCTCCTCCTACCACCTCCACTGCATAGATCTCATCCCGGCTCAGCTCTgacacaaaacacaaacacacagagagggtaaaataatGCATGTTCTGGTTACTGTTGAATTATCATTTACTGTCACCACGGATGTTCATCTACTAAATCAAATTCGATTTGATAAAAATTACATACTTGATTGTTCCATAACTGCTTTCAATGGTGCCTCTACTCTCATCAAAAAGGGTGCACACAGTTCTTCAAACTGGATTCTGAAAATTAAAAGGAAGGGGAAAAGTGGAATTATCATTAATGCATATAAATCTCTAAAACTATAGGAAGCTAAACGAAGGGGTCACAAATCGATATGTGTACCTGTTCATCTTGCCTGTCACATCAATGTCATTCATGAAGCACTCGATGTTAATGGGAAGGTCAGAGCAATTGGCGCTCATCAACTTCTTCAGTTTCTCACATTCCTGAGACAGCCGCAGAATAGCCCTGGGGTTCTCCCTCACGTTGAGCTTGTACCTTGCCTTGAATTCCTCGCAGAAGTTATCCACAAGTGCCTCATCAAAGTTACGCCCACCCAGGTAGGGGTCAAAGGCTGTTGCCAGGACCTGGTTAATTGACCAGACAGTTAGGGGTTAAATATGGAAGAAATAATGAAAAAGAAGGGTGAAAAATAGTGATAGGCTTCAGTACTTTAGGAAGAAAAATCCACCTTGAGTTTGCCTTTGTTAAAGGCTGATATGGAGACCTGGAATGATGAATGTCCCAGGTCCACGAACACCACATTGCGTGGCCTCTCTTCAGGGGTGGGCAGGTCCTGTTTGTAGATCCCATAAGCCAGGGCCACTGCCATTTAGAAACAACAATATGAGACACTCTAATGAATAACACTACACCACTGCAGGAATAAGAGCATCTTAGTGGATGGAAATTAATATAAGTAATGTATGTGTCATAAGGTCATTCTGGTCCCCTAAACCTAATATCACAAAATATGATTATATGTTTGTGTAGCTTAAAGGCCTACACATTGTAGATTAAAGGCCTACACAGGCCTACACATCCAACAAGGGGCTTTTCAAATGCCCTCTGTGAATATCAGTGCCTGCTGATTAAGGGGAGAAAACTAAGACTTGCAAAACTGCAGTCTCTAGGGAACCCCAGCCTATTTTGGGATAATGATATTCCCTAATCAAATAAAGTTGTTGGTAgaaataaaaaatgtgttgtgAAACAATTAAATACACATTAATGCTTTAGGCAACTAGAATCAATAAATCTAAAGACACTCTGTGGGAATCACTGACCTGCCGTGGTGTCATTGATCAGACGCAGACAGTTCAACCCTGCAATTTGGGTGGCATCCATCACAGACCTCCTCTCTGCATCGGTGAAAAAACTTGGGACCTATGAAACAAAACTCTTGTTAGAAAATAATAAACTTGAAATAAGATGGAAATATTTGTATGGTTAGTTTCATGGTATATTCACATGTGCAGTAGCTATATTGTTATTATGTTGACTAGATCCATTTTCAGTGTATTGCAATATATTGTTGTAACTCACAGAGATCACACAGTCCACAACTGGCTTCTTGAGGGCGCTCTCCGAAGTTTCCTTCAGCTTGGTCAGCAGCATTGCTGTTACCTGCTCAATTGTGAATACTTTGTCCTCATCCAGGTAACGCACCTATGAATGGGACACAGTTTTAATTTAGGCCatttagaccagtggttcccaaactgtggtgTCGGCAGGGGGTGTGAGGGGGTCCCCCCGCccccaaaaataaataataataaggaACTCGGTCtggctttcaacttactcttgaaagatGTATTAATAAATTCACacggtgcaatttcaaaattgggtagtgcatcatcagttttcctcttgtcatgtcagtcaatgcataccttagagagctatttagaACTTCTCAGAAATGtacagatcaactagcccatgtcggCTTATGTTTCTAAGCTAAGTTTTTCAGCTCTTGGATTTTATGGtgatgtttgagtcactcaatatcgcatgaatacacattagacatggcaaaatgtatagaactgCAAGAAAATtatctttaaaactgcaaaattatCTTCTTTGTAGgtaaaatacagtagaaaataCAAACAATTGAGCAAAAtaacaatggtactgtacatagTGACAATGGACCATGGGGTGATGGAGCTAAAGAGAACACAATATAAATGGAGTGCAGTGAAAAGGGAACCGAGTGGAAATGTGTACAGTGGTGTTACCTTGATTCCAGTGTTGCCACTGGCCAGCTTGTGCAAGCTGTAAGGCAACTTGGGTTTCTCCCCCTGGACATATGGGTCATCGAACGCTCTGCCATGGAACTTCTTGAAGCCATGGACTGTGTTTTTGAAGTTTGTTATAATCTGAAATAAAACATTGTTTTTTTACTTACATGTGATTTGATCCTGACCAATTCGATAATTTCCCAAAAAGTATTTATCTGCGAAATTACATTTGCACAGTACTAGTACTATAAAATCTATTCTCATTTGATTATCTTACTTGACCCTTGGCTGCATTTCCAATGGTGCGGTTTTTGGAGGCCAGAGACACCCAAGCCCTGGGGAAccaaaacaaataaatacatacaaaatTTGCTATAGGCCTAATGGTTGATGGTAGGCTACAAGATAGATTGACATAGAAAGAAGAATACCAGTTTAGAACGATGGAggttgaaaatctgaagattattAAGGGAATTTCACAAGGGAGTCTGTGAAAGTATTATGAATTAGGGCAGTAAGACAGAAAAGTTCACCTTCAAATATTTAAAATAGTAGCCTGTTCTCTGGGCAGCCGAACGAGTAGAGCAAAGACCGTGAGTAAAGTAGAGAATACCGCACATGCGCAGAAGCTTCAGACCTTTTCGGGAAGAGGATTCCGAAGAATTCCTGCTCATTAATAATATCACTTTCTTAACTAATTTAACTGATACACTTCCGGCATCAGCTCATTGTGTTGCTGACAAAGAGTGATCCAGGTTTTTCTATGCATAGAAAAAAATGCCTGCAGTTGCTCTGTTGTCATTTTAGTTATTTGGAAATTGTAGTTATTTGCAAGAGCAGGCTGTAATAAAACCCAGGTCATTACATTCCCTCTCACTGAGAGTATTGGTGCATCTTGCACAGTGGCATGTTAGGAGGAGCAGGTGGAATCTTGCAGTTTCGAGAGGAATTAGTGTCAACTAAACTTTAGGCCATACCCGTGTATTCACAGGCACCTCTTCCAATGTCATAACGTGTGTATGATAGTCACATTCACATAGGCTTACAAGCAGCCAATCTAGAGCCTATATTTATCTTTGTTCAAATTATTCTGTCCACATGGGAATTTGTCGTACTGTATGTCTGAGAGCAAAAATGTACAACAGTCAAGTCCCAGCAAATGCAATGATGATCGCAAGAAGTAAAATGCGATATAGCCTACATTTGGTTGACACTCAACGCATGGGCCTGCTTTGAACACCCCCGCCCCCCCACCACAACATATCTTATTTCAAAAATAGAGTAATGTAAACACATTCATTAAAACAACGATAAGACATGAGATATAGAAAGAAATGAACAACAACATTCTAATACTGAACAATTTGGTCATATTTGGGCGTAGGCTATCGCCAAGCCTTAAAAATCATGTCTTAGAACAGGATAGGATAGAAAAGTGTAAGATAAGACCAAAAATTCCATATACGTATTCGATTTCAATTATTAAGTCATATGGTAAAATTAACATGTAACAGAGACTTCTGAGAATGGAGACGACGTTATAACGTTGTAATACGCAAAGCTGAAAATATACCAATCAATAGGCTACGCATGTACATGGAAGAAAAAATACTATCCAATGTAATGTCATCCTCCAATGTAAGATATTCATAATTACACATGAAACATCCATCGTGGAAGCATTTGATCACTACGCCATCAGGTAGGCTACAGCGCGCATCCAGTCGCAAACATTGCGCACAGTCACATTTTATATAGTGTCAATGATATACTTACGGCGTACATCTGTCACTGTATTCATTGGCAATGGTTTCAATGCCGCCGCTTCTGGCAACAGCGATGTAACAATTTTGGAAACCCACATCAATACCTACTACTGACATAATGAACGTAGCTGTTAGCTTGCGCTATTCTACGTAACGACTGACAATTGACACCTTTCCGATTAGAAAAATAAAATACTCCACTATGCGTGACTGTAGGCTATTTTAAATTATGCCTTTCGTTTTCAGCATCTATTTTAGAGTTAGTTTACACAGTGCTGACTCAATTACTAGCTGTTATGTAAAACAAACTGTTTATAGTCAACTCATTCAACCTAATCCCAGTGAGCCAGGATGTCCACAGGATTCTCTCAGCCTCTATATGGCTAAAGTACCATCCGGCAATCCAAGCAAACATGCGCAATTGTAAAGATCAGTCTGGAATGCCTTTAAAACCCGCCCTCTGCTATCTGTTATTGGTTAAAATTCACCAAAGGTGTATTTGATTGGTGCGACAGACCATATGAGAGAAAAATCTAGAAGTCCTTGAAAGGGAACCTGCCTTTACGTCATGAGTGACAGTGTAGGGCATGGTCTGCTAGTGTAAGGATAAGTGGATTTGCCACGAGAAGCAATCCTGCCAGGCAAAATGCTATAAAAAAACAAGTTATATTGACCTCTGTAATACCCTTTTTTTGCAGACCACTGGATGTACActaactgtacaaaacattatgaacacattcctaatattgagttgcacaccctcCATTGACACTCCACATACAAAGGGATCACAGGCCTAGTGTCATGTCACCATGATACAGATATGTAGGTCTAGGCATACCTCAATGTTGATACATACCAACGCCAAAAGTATTACTGAATTACTAAACGAATCGCTCAACGCTCAAGaaccctgtactgtactggaatTGAACAGGTGCAGCTCAAGGTATGAAGCTGATACCAAAGAGTCAGAGTGCAGTATTTCCAAATATCTTCAATGTCTTCCTTTAGTTATAGCCTACAATTCTAGGTTTCAGGGGACCtaaccacaatacaacacaggGGAGCTGAATCTTCACTCATATGACCTACTTGGATTCAACGCTGTTCAGCGGCCATGGTGCTGAATCTGTGATCAGTCCTTGTGATCCCCTGTGATCAGTCCTGTTTTAGTTCACGTTCATCGTGTAGctagctgtccatggtgctgaacgtTTATGAGCCATGTAGACATTCCCACAGGCTAGTTATTAGGCTATGTGTTCCTGCGTTTTCTACAATTTAAGTGGCCACCAGGTAGCCTACCACTCACTGCATTGTGTTGGATCCAAAACACATTACATTTGCTAGGCCTATCTCTGATGTCATGCTTTGGGTCTATTGGTTGAAGTATATTGACGACCTTATCATTTTGGAAATATTGAATACGTTTGATAAATTTTAGCATTATTTTGCATTTAGCACTACATAGTTTCAGTCATTTAGATTCAAGGAAAAAATACAGGAAAAGAAGATTGCGTGCACGTATTGGAACGTAGCCTGTGAGGCGAAGTGGCGTAGCTTGGAATCAGGAAGTGGTTGAAGGTGTATGACACTTTTTCTgtggttttctgtattgttatcAGTTTATCTAAGTTAGTTAACATGGGGCTGTTCGGGAAAACACACGATAAACCACCGAAAGACCTGGTAAGTAAAGGCTTCTGGTGGGGGGCGACGAGCTTGCGAGCTAGCCAGCTATCAGCGAGCCTGTTAAGGACAGCTAGCCAAACAATGCATTCGAAGTTAGCCAGCTCTGGTTATTTATGGCATGGCGACGGTGTTGCGTTTATTGAATAACTCTTCTCAGTCGTATTTAAACTTCAATGGAATAACGTTGTGTTTTAAAGTAGCTAATGCAACGTTTACCAAGGCAGATAACGTTAACGAGCTGGCTCCCTAAcgttagccaactaacgttagctaggcaaCTGTTgctgggctagctagctaacgttagcgtttCAGTttgattgttagctagctagctacgtgctTGCTACTTGTATTGAGAGAATGTGTAGCGTATCTTTACAAACTTTATTCCCGAAAATGCTATGGCTAGCCACATAGATAACGTTAAAGTACaagcagcaggtagcagtcagcaccATCTTCGGATGTAAACAAACCAATCTAAAGCACGTTTTCATGGTTCTGTCTCAAATGTACTGTGTTTACACAACATTTCCTTTAACCTTTACAGTGAATAGCACAGTTAATGTCATATTTTACTCTTTTTTGTTTACGATTAATTCACTTTTTCTATCATTTAAGGTAAATGAATGGTCACTCAAAATCAGGAAGGAGATGAGAGTGATTGACAGACAAATTCGAGGTGAGAAGAAGAGCTTCAAGGCTATTTTATGTGAGGTCCAGTGCAACTTTGCTTTGTTACTCTAAGAATGTCAGAGAGCAAGTCGTTTTCAATACACTAAAGCAACATAAACACAAAgtagggtgtccaatcaaaatCTCATATTTTCACTAATGGGTCAAATACTGTTAAACCAATGGGCCAAACCTCATGCCTATCAAAATCCATTCAAAAGTTATTGGAGTttttacccttgtaggatggCCAAAATTAGGGTGACTAAATCAACAGAGCTTCGTGTCAGCTATAGGCTGGATGCTGTGCAAGAATGAAGGCTCACTTTCAGGTTGAACTCGTCATTTTTCTTCTCAAATCCGCAGGACATAAAACATAtaggatagatatagatatagataagATAGATATCGATTTTGAGACGTAGTATTTTCAGATTTTAGTATACACCTTTCAATGTGATATTTTCCTGTTATTATTTAAAGATTTATCATAAAAAAAGCATATCTTTGGGAAATATCAATGGAACACTGAACATactgttttttatttaaaaaaagtttaaaaGCCTTTTACATTTAATCTAGCTCGTGTCATGCTACTTTTTCTTTTCGCGACCTGCGGAAATGACTTTGAAGACGACCACCACAACATGTaaaatcctcaaaagtttctGCAAGAAAGCTGCACCGCTCTGTCAACAGTTTTTATTAACAGTATACTATTGTTAATGAAATGTGAGACAAAGACCCCACTGAACGATTCAGAACATGAATAATAATATTTGTCTTGGTAAtatgtattttataacataaggaaGTGAAATGTTATCACCAATGCGCGTTTGGCAGACAACCTACACAAATGAAAGCTGCTGTCAAACTTATGTTATACATTACAGTTTGTTATATTACATTATTTAGCAGTTTCTCATTGTTCCTCTCTTGTATCTCAGACattcagagggaggaggagaaggtaaAGAGATCCATTAAAGATGCTGCTAAAAAGGGACACCGGGACGTGTGTGTGGTTCTTGCAAAAGAGATGATCCAGTCGAAGCGTGCAGTCAGCAAACTTTATGCTTCCAAAGCCCAAATGAACTCTGTACTACTCAGCATGAAGAACCAGCTTTGTGAGTGTTAAAGCAACTGATGTAGTGCCACCAGAtacaatatacactatatatgcaaaagtatgtggacaccccttcaaattagtggattgggctatttcagccacacctgttgctgactggtgtataaaattgaggacacagacatgcaatctccataggaaaacattgatagtagaatggcccgtactgaagagctcagtgactttagatgtggcaccgtcataggattctacctttccaacaagtcagttcgtaaaatttctgccctgctagagctgccccggtcaactgtaagagctgttattgtgaagtggaaacgtctaggagcaacaaaggttcagccgcaaagtggtaggccacacaagctcacagaatgggaccgctggAGCGCATAGGGTGTAAAAATGtatttggttgcaacactcactaccgagttcctgCCTTTGGAATCAACGTCGGcccaataactgtttgtcgggagcttcatgaaatgggtttccatgaccaagcagccacacactagcctaagatcaccatgcgcaatgctaagtgtcggctggagtagtgtaaagctcgccaccattggactccggagcagtggaaacgtgttctctggagtgataagcCACGCATCACCATcaggcagtccgacggatgaatctgggtttggcagatgccaggagaatgctacctgccccagtgcatagtgccaactgtaaagtttggtgaaagaggaataatgatctggggctgtttttcatggtttgagctaggttccttagttccagtgaagggaagtcttaacgctacagcatacaatgatattctagacaattctgtgcttccaactttgtggcaacagtttgcggaaggccctttcctgtttccgcatgacaatgcccccgtgcacaaagcgaggtccatacagaagtggtttgtcg
This Salvelinus fontinalis isolate EN_2023a chromosome 16, ASM2944872v1, whole genome shotgun sequence DNA region includes the following protein-coding sequences:
- the LOC129812949 gene encoding heat shock 70 kDa protein 4L-like isoform X2; the protein is MSVVGIDVGFQNCYIAVARSGGIETIANEYSDRCTPAWVSLASKNRTIGNAAKGQIITNFKNTVHGFKKFHGRAFDDPYVQGEKPKLPYSLHKLASGNTGIKVRYLDEDKVFTIEQVTAMLLTKLKETSESALKKPVVDCVISVPSFFTDAERRSVMDATQIAGLNCLRLINDTTAVALAYGIYKQDLPTPEERPRNVVFVDLGHSSFQVSISAFNKGKLKVLATAFDPYLGGRNFDEALVDNFCEEFKARYKLNVRENPRAILRLSQECEKLKKLMSANCSDLPINIECFMNDIDVTGKMNRIQFEELCAPFLMRVEAPLKAVMEQSKLSRDEIYAVEVVGGATRIPSIKEKISKFFGKDVSTTLNADEAVARGCALQCAIMSPAFKVREFSITDVVPFPITLRWKSPTEDGVGECEVYSKNHAAPFSKVITFHKKEPFDLEAFYSLPQELPYPDIRIGRFSVQNVVPQPDGESSKVKVKVRVNVHGIFSVSSASLIEKQKGEGEDVQMDMEPTVQNEGRPEDQTKMQVDQESQGQGDQQNEDVSSCSKERVPDEKQDPAAGGSKPKVKVKSTDLPILANIIRQLDRGVLNDFVEYESQMIVQDKLEKERNDAKNAVEEYVYDLRDKLCGIYEKYTTEEDSNRLTMMLEDTENWLYEEGEDQDKQVYVDKLEDLKRFGQPIQDRHREQEDRPRAFEEMGKKIQLYMKAVELYKQKDERYQHLNAEEMSNVEKCVNESMGWMNSKMNAQSQLTIAQGPVVKVADIISKIQELDEVCNPVVNRPKPKAEDVSEENYKSNGAHNGPRQGAGGKGEAKGSNQTKPPSGEMEID
- the LOC129812949 gene encoding heat shock 70 kDa protein 4L-like isoform X1; this encodes MSVVGIDVGFQNCYIAVARSGGIETIANEYSDRCTPAWVSLASKNRTIGNAAKGQIITNFKNTVHGFKKFHGRAFDDPYVQGEKPKLPYSLHKLASGNTGIKVRYLDEDKVFTIEQVTAMLLTKLKETSESALKKPVVDCVISVPSFFTDAERRSVMDATQIAGLNCLRLINDTTAVALAYGIYKQDLPTPEERPRNVVFVDLGHSSFQVSISAFNKGKLKVLATAFDPYLGGRNFDEALVDNFCEEFKARYKLNVRENPRAILRLSQECEKLKKLMSANCSDLPINIECFMNDIDVTGKMNRIQFEELCAPFLMRVEAPLKAVMEQSKLSRDEIYAVEVVGGATRIPSIKEKISKFFGKDVSTTLNADEAVARGCALQCAIMSPAFKVREFSITDVVPFPITLRWKSPTEDGVGECEVYSKNHAAPFSKVITFHKKEPFDLEAFYSLPQELPYPDIRIGRFSVQNVVPQPDGESSKVKVKVRVNVHGIFSVSSASLIEKQKGEGEDVQMDMEPTVQNEGRPEDQLHHIPLIEDDTFNYMEETKMQVDQESQGQGDQQNEDVSSCSKERVPDEKQDPAAGGSKPKVKVKSTDLPILANIIRQLDRGVLNDFVEYESQMIVQDKLEKERNDAKNAVEEYVYDLRDKLCGIYEKYTTEEDSNRLTMMLEDTENWLYEEGEDQDKQVYVDKLEDLKRFGQPIQDRHREQEDRPRAFEEMGKKIQLYMKAVELYKQKDERYQHLNAEEMSNVEKCVNESMGWMNSKMNAQSQLTIAQGPVVKVADIISKIQELDEVCNPVVNRPKPKAEDVSEENYKSNGAHNGPRQGAGGKGEAKGSNQTKPPSGEMEID